A DNA window from Onthophagus taurus isolate NC chromosome 1, IU_Otau_3.0, whole genome shotgun sequence contains the following coding sequences:
- the LOC111417962 gene encoding uncharacterized protein: protein MSDPYVNRTKEIPNSGYTASGRSNMSVFGSQDNDLDEEDVLFNLIERERRLYGRPYSPLIRNEQDFLGHFDDGGGYFQRQIGDYFTSPYYGRVKPGMAWNCDFNSVKNVRFQDKQTQTYFDPDNNFFAFQPRMERSGSAYPEYMNYDRNLHYADVLRRYPHLAPSNYRDNTDLRCQYLNPYLNFPSPVYGKRIERSNFVPITSQLYDMHDYSNIRSFVNHGLSDYYQPYLPFPLSYNERRGNGNNVDFRLPPPPEYATQPTRLRRSYPFAGTMDKSGNIDQIPFDGDTETSARSPRMQKFHQDLDNFDEMSAQCSWKPLSRYSSRDTNVDQFPRSYGLKKNLSPTQLELNYVTRQKKTHKTSPVTSQPIRNITKSPSPHLNKPRTYSSINKKPRSRATLEKNEEEENLDISLQHRRASNVDISSFAENQTPDIPVCKSLSDSSIDMTDDTSYLPPPTKKTQGANSKHFSPLPKLHEEPTADPSYGPEKECNYYEENTQILDQPENSSEGIVPLNNPKISSHQKLINQRDSTEWDDVWDPNSAFTPTEMETNPGELQQWQVNEFVKEEEEFGDLADNIIECITKNNEVASNSKNDQKHIENESRKESLTIDSSAKIGTNLKTKMKFLRRSKSSRRRALDLETMYNSITEDNMY, encoded by the exons ATGTCCGACCCTTACGTTAATAGAACGAAAGAAATACCAAATTCGGGTTATACCGCATCTGGGAGGTCGAATATGTCAGTTTTCGGATCTCAAGACAATGACTTGGACGAGGAAGATGTGCTGTTTAATCTAATTGAAAGAGAAAGAAGGCTTTATGGAAGACCGTACTCTCCGTTAATTAGAAATGAACAGGATTTCTTGGGACATTTTGATGATGGTGGTGGTTATTTTCAAAGGCAGATTGGGGATTATTTTACCTCGCCTTATTATGGACGTGTTAAACCTGGGATGGCGTGGAATTGTGATTTTAATTCAGTTAAGAACGttcgttttcaagataaacAAACTCAAACTTATTTTGATCccgataataattttttcgcgTTTCAACCAAGAATGGAGAGATCCGGGAGTGCTTATCCAGAATATATGAATTATGATAGGAATTTGCATTACGCCGATGTTCTTAGAAGATATCCACATCTAGCACCATCTAATTATAGAGATAATACAGATCTTAGATGTCAGTATCTTAAcccatatttaaattttcccTCGCCGGTGTATGGGAAAAGAATTGAGAGATCTAATTTTGTGCCGATTACTTCTCAATTATACGATATGCACGATTATAGCAACATAAGAAGTTTTGTGAACCATGGATTAAGCGATTATTACCAACCTTATCTTCCGTTTCCTTTATCGTATAACGAGAGAAGGGGAAACGGAAATAATGTTGATTTTAGGTTACCTCCTCCTCCTGAATATGCAACGCAACCAACCAGATTGAGGAGAAGTTATCCATTCGCTGGTACTATGGATAAAAGTGGGAATATCGATCAAATACCATTCGATGGGGATACTGAGACGAGTGCTAGATCACCAAGGATGCaaaaatttcatcaagatttagataattttGACGAAATGTCCGCACAATGTTCGTGGAAGCCGTTATCAAGATATAGTTCTCGTGATACTAACGTGGATCAATTCCCAAGAAGTTATggcttgaaaaaaaatttatctccAACTCAATTAGAGCTGAATTATGTTACAAGACAGAAGAAAACGCATAAAACTTCCCCCGTAACATCACAACCAATTAGGAATATAACGAAATCTCCTTCCCCCCATTTAAATAAACCACGAACATATTcaagtataaataaaaaacctcGGTCTCGTGCAACCTTAGagaaaaatgaagaagaagaaaacctCGATATTTCTCTCCAACATCGTCGTGCCTCTAATGTAGACATTTCAAGCTTTGCGGAAAATCAAACTCCGGATATCCCAGTTTGTAAATCACTTTCAGATTCAAGTATCGATATGACCGATGATACTTCTTATTTGC CACCCCCAACAAAAAAAACCCAAGGAGCGAATTCAAAACATTTCAGTCCATTGCCAAAACTTCACGAAGAACCAACAGCAGATCCAAGTTATGGCCCAGAAAAAGAATGTAATTATTACGAGGAAAATACCCAAATTTTAGATCAACCAGAAAATTCTTCAGAAGGAATTGTGCCTTTAAATAATCCAAAAATATCATCCCACCAGAAATTGATTAATCAAAGAGATTCAACGGAATGGGATGACGTTTGGGATCCTAATTCGGCGTTTACACCAACTGAAATGGAAACAAATCCTGGTGAGCTACAACAATGGCAAGTTAATGAATTTGTTAAGGAAGAAGAGGAATTTGGGGATTTAGCCGATAATATAATTGAATGTATTACTAAAAATAATGAAGTGGCATCAAACAgtaaaaatgatcaaaaacatatCGAAAATGAATCTCGAAAAGAATCACTTACAATTGATTCTTCCGCTAAAATTGGGAcgaatttaaaaacgaaaatgaaaTTTCTTCGTCGTAGTAAAAGTAGTAGACGAAGAGCTTTGGATTTAGAAACAATGTATAATTCTATTACTGAAGATAATAtgtattaa